From a region of the Thermosulfurimonas sp. F29 genome:
- the groES gene encoding co-chaperone GroES: MKIKPLHDRILVQRLEEEEKTESGIIIPDTAKEKPVMGKVIAVGEGRILENGQKQPLTVKEGDKILFGKYAGTEVKIKGEEYLIMREDDVLAIIEE; this comes from the coding sequence ATGAAGATCAAGCCGCTTCACGATCGTATCCTGGTTCAGCGTCTGGAAGAGGAGGAGAAGACCGAGTCCGGAATCATCATCCCCGACACGGCCAAGGAGAAGCCGGTGATGGGCAAGGTGATCGCGGTGGGTGAGGGTCGGATTCTGGAAAACGGTCAGAAGCAGCCCCTCACGGTGAAGGAGGGGGACAAGATCCTCTTCGGCAAGTACGCCGGAACCGAGGTCAAGATCAAGGGCGAGGAATACCTCATTATGCGCGAGGACGATGTGCTCGCCATCATTGAGGAATAA
- the groL gene encoding chaperonin GroEL (60 kDa chaperone family; promotes refolding of misfolded polypeptides especially under stressful conditions; forms two stacked rings of heptamers to form a barrel-shaped 14mer; ends can be capped by GroES; misfolded proteins enter the barrel where they are refolded when GroES binds), translating to MAAKEIIYDVQAREKLLIGVDKLANAVKVTLGPKGRNVIIEKTFGSPTITKDGVTVAKEIELEDKFENMGAQMVKEVASKTSDVAGDGTTTATVLAQCIFREGSKLVAAGVNPMALKRGIDKAVDVVVKELEKLSKPCKDRQEIAQVATISANNDVTIGNIIADAMDKVGKEGVITVEESKSLETYLDVVEGMQFDRGYISPYFVTDPDKMECVLEEPYILIHDKKISAMKDLLPVLEQVVRAGKPLLVIAEDVEGEALATLVVNKLRGVLNCCAVKAPGFGERRKAMLQDIAILTGGTLISEELGLKLENAQLKDLGRARRVVITKEHTTIIDGAGKKEDIEARVKQIRAQIEETTSDYDREKLQERLAKLVGGVAVIYVGAATETEMKEKKARVEDALNATRAAVEEGIVPGGGTAYIRCLPALEKLLNELEDSDERHGVRIIMRALEEPLRQIAENAGFEGSIIVEKVKAENGNRGFNAAKGEFEDLMEAGVIDPKKVSRSALQNAASIAGLLLTTEAMVAEKPKKEEKGGGNTPPEF from the coding sequence ATGGCGGCGAAGGAGATCATTTACGATGTACAGGCCCGGGAAAAGCTTCTCATCGGTGTGGACAAGCTGGCCAATGCCGTGAAGGTCACCCTGGGTCCGAAGGGGCGCAATGTCATCATCGAGAAGACCTTCGGGTCTCCCACCATCACCAAGGACGGCGTGACGGTAGCCAAGGAGATCGAGCTTGAGGACAAGTTCGAGAACATGGGGGCCCAGATGGTCAAGGAGGTGGCCTCCAAGACCAGCGATGTGGCCGGAGACGGGACCACCACGGCCACGGTGCTGGCCCAGTGCATCTTCCGCGAGGGTTCCAAGCTGGTGGCCGCGGGGGTGAACCCCATGGCCCTCAAGAGGGGCATCGACAAGGCCGTGGATGTGGTGGTTAAGGAGCTGGAGAAGCTCTCCAAGCCCTGCAAGGACCGTCAGGAGATCGCTCAGGTGGCCACCATTTCGGCCAACAACGATGTGACCATCGGTAACATCATCGCCGACGCCATGGACAAGGTCGGCAAGGAGGGGGTCATCACCGTCGAGGAGTCTAAGAGCCTCGAGACCTATCTCGATGTAGTGGAGGGAATGCAGTTTGACCGTGGCTACATCTCTCCCTACTTCGTGACCGATCCGGACAAGATGGAGTGCGTGCTCGAGGAGCCTTACATTCTGATCCACGACAAGAAGATCAGTGCCATGAAGGACCTCCTTCCGGTGCTGGAGCAGGTGGTGCGGGCCGGAAAACCGCTCCTGGTGATTGCCGAAGATGTGGAGGGCGAGGCGCTGGCCACGCTGGTGGTGAACAAGCTGCGGGGGGTGCTCAACTGCTGTGCGGTGAAGGCGCCGGGATTCGGTGAGCGCCGGAAGGCCATGCTTCAGGACATCGCCATTCTCACCGGCGGGACCCTGATCTCCGAGGAGCTGGGGCTCAAACTGGAGAACGCCCAGCTCAAGGATCTCGGTCGGGCGCGCCGGGTGGTGATCACCAAGGAGCACACCACCATCATTGACGGTGCCGGTAAGAAGGAGGACATCGAGGCGCGGGTGAAGCAGATCCGGGCCCAGATCGAGGAGACCACCTCGGACTACGACCGCGAGAAGCTTCAGGAGCGGCTGGCCAAGCTGGTGGGTGGCGTGGCGGTGATCTATGTGGGGGCGGCCACCGAGACCGAGATGAAGGAGAAGAAGGCCCGGGTGGAGGACGCCCTCAACGCCACCCGTGCGGCCGTGGAGGAGGGTATCGTCCCCGGAGGCGGCACGGCCTACATCCGCTGTCTCCCGGCCCTGGAGAAGCTCCTTAACGAGCTCGAGGACTCCGACGAACGGCACGGGGTGCGGATCATCATGCGGGCACTGGAGGAGCCGCTGCGTCAGATCGCCGAAAACGCGGGCTTTGAGGGCTCCATCATCGTGGAGAAGGTGAAGGCCGAAAACGGAAACCGCGGTTTCAACGCGGCCAAGGGCGAGTTTGAGGACCTCATGGAGGCCGGGGTGATCGATCCGAAGAAGGTGAGCCGTTCGGCCCTTCAGAACGCGGCCTCCATCGCCGGGCTGCTGCTCACCACCGAGGCCATGGTGGCCGAAAAGCCCAAGAAGGAGGAGAAAGGCGGCGGAAACACCCCGCCTGAGTTCTAA
- a CDS encoding M48 family metallopeptidase, which translates to MRKFFLLFFSLSLLLPRPPVLAILSPEEEAKLGRKILTQIRAKAELVQDPEVIEYLNRIGKRLLAVAGPRYFPFKFYVLKDSSLNAFALPGGYIFFTSGLIEEVDREDELAAVMAHEIAHVQARHVARRLEALKRLQIAVGAVTLAGLLLGGGKAGNAIAVTSTSLAITRALAYSRAEEEEADRMGFEYLVRAGYDPSAFLSILNKIARHRWLLTETGPNYLLTHPAPPERITYLETLASRYRPRRRVPEDPLYLRRLQVRLKVETHDPGTLVVRYREALKMTPEDPLLHYGLGMALARARFFREAIEELGKVVRAYPKRDYFRLDLAEVYFSAGYYREARGLLEDYLRRHPEAVRARWLLARTYQELRLNTKALVLFSGLAKKLDDLPDFHYYYGRLLSDLGREGRSHYQFARYFFLKGDLKVANYHYRKALKYLPPDDPLRKEIRDKLSSSSPERS; encoded by the coding sequence GTGAGGAAGTTCTTTCTTCTGTTTTTTTCCCTTAGCCTGCTTCTTCCCCGGCCCCCGGTCCTGGCCATTCTTTCCCCGGAGGAAGAGGCCAAACTGGGGCGCAAAATCCTGACCCAGATCCGGGCGAAAGCCGAACTGGTTCAGGATCCGGAGGTCATCGAATATCTAAACCGAATAGGCAAGCGTCTGCTAGCGGTAGCCGGTCCTCGTTATTTCCCGTTTAAATTTTATGTACTTAAAGACTCGTCCCTAAACGCCTTCGCCCTCCCCGGAGGGTACATCTTTTTCACCTCCGGTCTCATCGAGGAGGTGGACCGGGAGGACGAACTGGCCGCGGTAATGGCCCACGAGATCGCCCATGTTCAGGCCCGGCATGTGGCCCGACGGCTGGAGGCGTTGAAGCGGTTGCAGATCGCCGTCGGAGCGGTGACGCTGGCGGGATTGCTACTGGGCGGGGGCAAGGCCGGAAACGCCATAGCCGTGACCTCCACCTCGCTGGCCATCACCAGGGCCCTCGCCTACAGCCGGGCCGAAGAGGAAGAGGCCGACCGGATGGGATTCGAGTACCTGGTCAGAGCCGGCTACGATCCCTCGGCCTTCCTCTCCATCCTGAACAAGATCGCTCGTCATCGGTGGCTCCTTACCGAAACCGGTCCCAACTATCTCCTCACCCATCCGGCTCCGCCGGAGCGAATCACCTATCTGGAGACGCTCGCGTCCAGGTATCGCCCCCGCCGACGCGTGCCGGAAGATCCCCTTTACCTGCGCCGGCTCCAGGTGCGTCTCAAGGTGGAGACCCACGATCCCGGCACCCTGGTAGTGCGCTATCGCGAGGCTCTTAAGATGACCCCGGAGGATCCGCTTCTTCATTACGGACTGGGGATGGCTCTGGCCCGGGCCCGATTTTTCCGGGAGGCCATCGAGGAACTGGGAAAAGTGGTGCGGGCCTACCCGAAAAGGGATTACTTTCGGCTGGATCTGGCCGAGGTCTACTTTTCGGCCGGTTATTACCGGGAGGCCCGGGGGCTTCTTGAGGACTATCTCCGCCGTCATCCCGAGGCCGTACGGGCCCGGTGGTTGCTCGCCCGCACCTACCAGGAACTCCGGCTGAACACAAAGGCCCTCGTTCTTTTCTCCGGTCTCGCCAAAAAACTCGATGACCTCCCCGACTTTCATTATTACTACGGCCGACTTCTTTCGGACCTGGGCCGGGAGGGAAGATCCCATTACCAGTTCGCCCGATACTTTTTCCTCAAGGGAGACCTCAAGGTGGCCAACTACCACTATCGTAAGGCCCTCAAATATCTGCCTCCCGACGATCCCCTGCGAAAGGAGATTCGGGATAAGCTTTCCTCGTCTTCCCCGGAAAGGTCCTGA
- a CDS encoding pitrilysin family protein → MAAEKRSGDIRRETLKNGLVAIVEENHRAPVVAVQVWVKVGSTYEDEKIAGITHLIEHMIFKGTERRGPGEIAETIEAQGGYINAFTSYDYTCYYIVGPRDILETALDILSDAVFHPAFDPGELEREKEVVLEEMRMREDRPMILLSERVLEAAYVKYPYRRPIIGYEKTVRALSRKDLLDYMHRYYVPSNMAVVVVGDVDASQTLALVERYFGGVPARKPPEVKFPEETYVKEPRAVTVHKGVEENYFEIVLPAPRLTDPEAPVMDVMAALLGEGHSSRLYLKLRRRLGLVHSIEAAAFTPAGPGLFEVYGTASPENLKAALKEALVEVFRLKYEPVSEEELRRARIQVLSDFVYSRETMEGEARKLGTFEMVAGDPAAADRYMEAVRRVKPQDLMAAAQKYFDPARVVAGILTSQGELSPGELKRLVEEAELEAQGITPTEAGPVIPPVYRKLSNGLRVVILPLRDVPSVAMALVFPGGLRYETPETNGLFRALVTVWPRGTRKHSAEEISRLVESLGGKIKGFSGRNTFGLEATFLSDGFREGLDLFLEVLREPAFTETEVDRARPELISALMRQDDQPVQVALKEFYRVMFSPHPYGLNVLGSRDFFEKVTAETLRRAYARYVRPDSGVLAIVGDVDPEEVLRELSRKLVDWKAPPEPLPRDEKPPALSGPRITTVTKEAEQTHILLGFRAVGLRDRDRYALEVLNAVLAGQGGRLFRTLRDEKALAYTVTSFLTLGVNTGSLALYIACAPDKKDEALSGLWNEIARIKERGITDEELARAKNWLVGSYETELQTNLSQAMDRALNEALGLGFNYFYRYIEGIKRVTREEVQEAAQKYLRNDAYVLVILEPAGGQ, encoded by the coding sequence ATGGCTGCGGAAAAGCGATCCGGGGATATACGGCGGGAAACATTGAAAAACGGGCTCGTGGCCATCGTGGAGGAGAATCACCGGGCCCCGGTGGTGGCGGTCCAGGTCTGGGTGAAGGTGGGCAGCACCTACGAGGACGAAAAGATAGCGGGAATTACGCACCTTATCGAACACATGATCTTCAAGGGCACGGAGAGGAGAGGCCCCGGCGAGATTGCCGAGACCATCGAGGCCCAAGGAGGTTACATCAACGCCTTCACCTCCTACGATTACACCTGTTATTACATCGTGGGGCCCAGGGACATCCTGGAGACCGCCCTGGACATCCTCTCCGATGCGGTCTTCCATCCCGCTTTCGATCCCGGGGAACTGGAGCGGGAGAAAGAGGTGGTTCTCGAAGAGATGCGGATGCGCGAGGACCGTCCCATGATTTTACTTTCGGAGAGGGTGCTGGAGGCGGCTTATGTAAAGTATCCCTATCGGCGTCCCATCATAGGCTACGAAAAAACGGTCAGGGCCCTTTCCCGAAAGGATCTTCTGGATTACATGCACCGCTATTATGTCCCCTCCAACATGGCGGTGGTGGTGGTGGGGGATGTGGATGCCTCTCAAACTCTGGCGCTGGTGGAGAGGTATTTCGGAGGGGTTCCCGCGCGCAAACCCCCGGAGGTCAAATTTCCGGAGGAAACCTATGTGAAGGAACCCCGGGCGGTTACCGTGCACAAGGGCGTGGAGGAGAACTACTTTGAGATAGTTCTTCCCGCTCCCCGGCTTACCGATCCGGAGGCCCCGGTGATGGATGTGATGGCGGCCCTTCTCGGGGAGGGACACTCCTCGAGGCTCTATTTGAAGTTGCGCCGGCGCCTGGGGCTGGTGCACAGCATTGAGGCCGCGGCCTTCACCCCGGCCGGACCGGGACTTTTCGAGGTCTACGGCACCGCCTCTCCCGAGAACCTGAAGGCGGCCCTTAAGGAGGCCCTGGTGGAGGTCTTCCGGCTCAAGTACGAGCCCGTGTCCGAGGAGGAGCTTCGCCGGGCCAGGATCCAGGTACTTTCGGACTTCGTGTACAGCCGGGAGACCATGGAGGGCGAGGCCCGGAAGCTCGGCACCTTTGAGATGGTGGCCGGGGACCCCGCGGCAGCGGATCGTTACATGGAGGCCGTGCGCCGGGTGAAACCTCAAGACCTCATGGCCGCGGCCCAGAAGTACTTCGATCCCGCCAGGGTGGTGGCCGGAATCCTCACCAGCCAGGGGGAACTCTCCCCGGGGGAATTGAAACGCCTGGTGGAAGAGGCCGAACTCGAGGCCCAGGGGATAACCCCCACCGAAGCCGGTCCGGTGATCCCCCCGGTCTATCGCAAGCTGTCCAACGGTCTGCGGGTGGTTATTTTACCCCTGCGGGATGTGCCCTCCGTAGCCATGGCCCTGGTCTTCCCGGGGGGATTGCGTTACGAGACCCCGGAGACCAACGGGCTCTTCCGGGCTCTGGTGACCGTCTGGCCCCGGGGAACCCGCAAACACTCCGCCGAGGAGATTTCCCGCCTGGTGGAATCCCTCGGGGGAAAGATCAAGGGATTTTCCGGTCGCAACACCTTCGGGCTTGAGGCCACCTTCCTTTCCGACGGTTTCCGGGAAGGGCTGGATCTCTTCCTGGAGGTCCTGCGGGAGCCGGCCTTCACCGAGACCGAGGTGGATCGTGCCCGACCGGAGCTCATCTCCGCCCTCATGCGGCAGGACGATCAGCCCGTACAGGTGGCTCTAAAAGAGTTCTACCGGGTTATGTTTTCCCCCCACCCCTACGGCCTTAATGTGCTCGGATCCCGGGACTTCTTCGAGAAGGTCACCGCGGAGACCCTGCGGCGGGCCTATGCCCGCTATGTGCGTCCGGATTCCGGGGTGCTGGCCATCGTGGGCGATGTGGATCCCGAGGAGGTCCTGAGGGAACTTTCCCGGAAACTCGTGGACTGGAAGGCCCCTCCGGAGCCTCTTCCCCGGGACGAGAAACCCCCGGCCCTTTCCGGTCCACGAATAACCACCGTTACCAAGGAGGCGGAGCAGACCCACATTCTCCTGGGATTCAGAGCGGTGGGGCTGAGAGATCGGGATCGTTATGCCCTGGAGGTGTTAAACGCCGTCCTGGCCGGACAGGGAGGACGCCTCTTTCGCACCCTTCGCGACGAAAAGGCCCTGGCCTACACGGTGACCTCCTTTCTAACCCTGGGGGTGAACACGGGTTCACTGGCCCTTTACATAGCCTGCGCCCCGGACAAAAAAGACGAGGCCCTTTCCGGGCTGTGGAACGAAATCGCCCGGATCAAGGAAAGGGGTATCACCGACGAGGAACTCGCCCGGGCCAAAAACTGGCTCGTGGGCAGCTACGAAACCGAGCTCCAAACCAATCTTTCTCAGGCCATGGATCGGGCCCTGAACGAGGCCCTGGGCCTGGGATTCAACTACTTTTATCGTTACATTGAGGGAATAAAAAGGGTTACCCGGGAGGAGGTGCAGGAGGCGGCCCAAAAATATCTCCGGAATGACGCTTATGTACTGGTAATCCTTGAGCCCGCCGGGGGTCAATAG
- a CDS encoding phosphoribosylanthranilate isomerase, with protein sequence MKGTEKVRVKVCGITRPEDALLAVSLGASALGFIFYPGSPRYLPPEKAREIVQGLPPFVTTVGVFVNEEPERIEEVVLGVGLDLIQLHGQEPPELCARFFPRVIKALRLKGPEDLETIRAYRGVVRAILLEPYVEGVPGGTGRTLDWDLAARAGTLGVPIILAGGLGPGNVREAVRKVRPFAVDVNSGVEKRPGEKDPEKLRALFAALEGF encoded by the coding sequence ATGAAAGGAACCGAAAAGGTAAGGGTCAAGGTTTGCGGCATTACCAGACCGGAGGACGCGCTCCTTGCGGTATCCCTGGGGGCCTCGGCCCTGGGGTTCATCTTTTATCCGGGGAGCCCCCGTTACCTTCCTCCGGAAAAGGCTCGGGAGATCGTGCAAGGGCTACCTCCCTTCGTGACCACGGTGGGGGTCTTCGTAAACGAGGAACCGGAACGGATAGAGGAAGTGGTCCTCGGAGTCGGGCTGGACCTGATTCAGCTCCACGGGCAGGAACCCCCGGAACTCTGTGCCCGATTTTTCCCCCGGGTGATCAAGGCCCTGAGATTAAAGGGGCCGGAGGATCTTGAGACGATCAGGGCCTACCGGGGAGTGGTTAGGGCGATTCTCCTCGAGCCCTATGTGGAGGGAGTGCCCGGGGGAACGGGGCGAACTCTGGACTGGGACCTTGCCGCCCGGGCCGGCACCCTGGGGGTGCCGATTATCCTGGCCGGTGGACTGGGTCCCGGAAATGTAAGAGAAGCCGTCCGGAAGGTTCGCCCCTTTGCCGTGGATGTGAACTCCGGAGTGGAAAAGAGACCGGGCGAAAAGGACCCGGAGAAACTCCGGGCCCTTTTCGCCGCGCTGGAAGGTTTTTGA
- a CDS encoding YMGG-like glycine zipper-containing protein, translating into MRNAMKPLVLLVAGILLSASACTTTQGSAPYQGAGLGAAVGALSGALLDHHNPWRGAVIGGAIGATLGGGLSAISSRASARAVANGRPVVYRQGNAVVEATPLDYNQKTYCHKVHKRVWRNGQLVTDRIEEVCEGSKTGNYY; encoded by the coding sequence GTGAGAAACGCTATGAAGCCTCTGGTTCTTCTGGTGGCGGGAATTCTCCTTTCCGCCTCCGCCTGTACCACCACTCAGGGCAGTGCTCCCTATCAGGGGGCCGGTCTGGGGGCGGCGGTGGGGGCGCTTTCGGGGGCTCTCCTCGATCACCACAACCCCTGGCGCGGAGCGGTGATCGGCGGGGCGATCGGAGCCACCCTGGGCGGAGGCCTTAGTGCCATCAGCTCGAGGGCCAGTGCCCGGGCCGTAGCCAACGGACGACCGGTGGTCTATCGGCAGGGGAACGCGGTGGTGGAGGCCACACCGCTGGACTACAACCAGAAGACCTACTGCCACAAAGTCCACAAACGGGTGTGGCGCAACGGACAGCTCGTCACGGACCGGATCGAGGAGGTCTGTGAGGGAAGCAAGACCGGAAACTACTATTAA
- a CDS encoding HAMP domain-containing sensor histidine kinase gives MAALEKREFGRGMVTLRFRFFLTGALLLVGTFFLQLFIIRHTLSLHQRFEAERALGLIEGRLSGYLELLRVLPDPPAFLRNLAWLTDELQSDPGLVGVRVSEKGRPLLDTFPEGVGAPPWPICVQGYQRDGLFFLCRESELVPGRYFRITAAFENTFKIRLFREALEYGGLVLIGGLLLLLFAYLYTRRLERERENLERRLSASEKLAAMGRLSAMIAHEIRNPLHTLSMGMQYIFEDPESAREYRPLLEKEIRRLSELTGELLRLSRGFEIHPEPVEVEDLLSELTARFRPRAEARKIRFRIKNEGVRECRADRRWLYRALSSLLENALAAPEGHEVELRIFPRGNEICFSVRNTGTTVPEELRSRIFEPFFTTKRDGFGLGLYIVKQVAEAHGGRVDLREGGKWVCFEMRLPRSS, from the coding sequence ATGGCCGCTCTGGAGAAGAGGGAGTTCGGAAGAGGAATGGTAACCCTGCGTTTCCGTTTTTTTCTCACCGGGGCGCTTCTCCTGGTGGGAACCTTCTTTCTGCAACTCTTCATCATTCGCCACACCCTCTCCCTCCATCAGCGTTTTGAGGCCGAAAGGGCCCTGGGCCTTATAGAGGGACGTCTTTCCGGATACCTGGAGCTCCTGAGGGTGCTTCCAGATCCTCCGGCCTTCCTCCGGAATCTGGCCTGGCTTACCGACGAGCTCCAGAGTGATCCCGGGCTGGTGGGTGTCCGGGTCTCCGAAAAAGGGCGTCCCCTGCTGGACACCTTTCCCGAGGGGGTCGGAGCGCCACCCTGGCCTATCTGTGTGCAGGGTTATCAAAGAGACGGGCTCTTTTTTCTGTGTCGCGAAAGCGAGCTCGTGCCCGGACGCTACTTTCGGATCACCGCGGCTTTCGAAAATACCTTTAAGATCAGACTCTTCCGCGAGGCCCTTGAATACGGAGGCCTGGTGCTGATCGGAGGACTCCTGCTGCTTCTTTTCGCCTATCTTTACACCAGGAGACTCGAAAGGGAAAGGGAAAACCTGGAGCGACGACTCTCGGCGTCGGAAAAACTTGCCGCAATGGGCAGGCTCTCGGCGATGATCGCCCATGAAATCCGAAATCCCCTGCATACCCTTTCCATGGGAATGCAATACATCTTTGAGGATCCGGAGTCGGCCCGGGAGTATAGACCCCTTCTCGAAAAGGAGATTCGCCGGTTAAGTGAACTTACAGGGGAGCTTCTCCGCCTTTCCCGGGGGTTCGAGATCCATCCCGAACCAGTGGAGGTGGAGGATCTTCTTTCGGAGCTCACAGCCCGTTTTCGTCCGAGGGCGGAGGCCCGAAAAATCCGTTTCCGGATCAAAAACGAGGGAGTACGGGAGTGCCGGGCTGATCGCCGCTGGCTCTACCGGGCACTTTCGAGCCTTCTGGAAAATGCCCTCGCGGCCCCCGAAGGGCACGAGGTGGAGCTACGGATCTTTCCCCGGGGGAATGAAATATGTTTTTCGGTCCGCAATACCGGCACCACGGTTCCCGAGGAACTACGATCCCGGATTTTTGAGCCCTTTTTCACCACCAAAAGAGACGGTTTCGGACTGGGACTTTACATAGTGAAACAGGTGGCCGAGGCCCACGGAGGACGGGTGGATCTCCGGGAGGGAGGGAAATGGGTATGCTTCGAGATGAGGCTCCCGCGGTCCTCCTAG
- a CDS encoding sigma-54 dependent transcriptional regulator — translation MGMLRDEAPAVLLVEDEEAQRQILGKYLERKGFRVREAPTGAEALRIVAEHRPELVILDWRLPDTDGLQLIPKIRERSPFTAIVMLTAFATVERAVEAMKLGAYHYLTKPVNLEELTLVLEKALSELRLRREVRRLREKLSELGIPEAKDVVAESPAMKEILRLIARVAPTEATVLLTGESGTGKEVLAGLIHRLSPRRNSPFLKINCAAIPEGLLESELFGHEKGAFTGADRARAGLFEEAGEGTIFLDEIGELPLSLQAKLLRVLQDGTFRRVGGRKELRSRARVIAATNRDLSEMVRKGTFREDLFWRLAVITIHIPPLRERREDILPLARFFLKKYARRYGKPVEDFSKEALELLWSYDFPGNVRELQNAVERAVILTEGPLITAGDLLFSPPGTEDLLAELFRRPLPEAVELLERKRIEEALKKSGGIKTRAAEMLGLSERVLRYKIEKYGLS, via the coding sequence ATGGGTATGCTTCGAGATGAGGCTCCCGCGGTCCTCCTAGTGGAGGACGAGGAGGCCCAGCGGCAAATCCTGGGGAAGTACCTTGAGCGCAAGGGTTTTCGGGTCCGGGAGGCCCCAACCGGGGCCGAGGCCCTCCGAATCGTGGCGGAGCATCGACCCGAGCTGGTAATCCTGGACTGGCGTCTTCCGGATACGGACGGATTGCAACTTATTCCGAAAATAAGAGAGAGGAGTCCTTTCACCGCTATAGTAATGCTTACGGCCTTTGCCACGGTGGAACGCGCCGTGGAGGCCATGAAACTGGGAGCCTATCACTACCTAACCAAGCCGGTAAACCTGGAAGAACTGACCCTGGTTCTGGAAAAGGCCCTTTCGGAACTCCGTCTGCGGCGGGAGGTAAGAAGACTCAGGGAGAAGTTGAGTGAACTCGGGATCCCGGAGGCGAAGGATGTGGTGGCCGAGAGTCCGGCCATGAAGGAGATCCTGCGGCTCATCGCCCGGGTGGCCCCCACCGAAGCCACCGTGCTTCTCACCGGAGAGTCCGGCACCGGGAAAGAGGTCCTGGCCGGTCTGATCCACCGTTTGAGCCCCAGACGCAACTCTCCCTTTCTTAAGATAAACTGTGCAGCCATTCCGGAGGGACTCCTGGAATCTGAACTTTTCGGTCACGAGAAAGGCGCCTTCACCGGGGCTGATCGGGCCAGAGCGGGACTCTTTGAGGAGGCCGGAGAGGGAACCATTTTTCTGGACGAAATAGGAGAATTGCCCCTTTCGCTTCAGGCCAAGCTACTTCGGGTGCTTCAGGACGGAACCTTCCGGAGGGTGGGAGGCCGGAAGGAACTCCGCTCCAGGGCCCGGGTGATCGCCGCCACCAATCGGGACCTATCGGAGATGGTCCGGAAAGGGACCTTCCGGGAGGATCTTTTCTGGCGCCTGGCGGTCATCACCATCCATATTCCTCCCCTCCGGGAGAGGCGGGAGGACATCCTGCCCCTGGCCCGGTTCTTTTTAAAAAAGTACGCCCGCCGTTACGGAAAACCCGTGGAGGATTTCTCCAAGGAGGCTCTGGAGCTCCTCTGGAGCTATGATTTCCCCGGAAATGTGCGGGAACTTCAGAATGCCGTGGAACGGGCGGTCATCCTGACCGAAGGGCCTTTAATAACCGCCGGCGATCTGTTATTTTCCCCTCCCGGAACCGAAGACCTCCTGGCGGAACTCTTTCGTCGCCCCCTTCCGGAGGCAGTGGAACTCCTCGAAAGGAAGCGTATCGAAGAAGCTCTCAAAAAGAGCGGCGGAATCAAGACCCGGGCCGCCGAAATGTTAGGGCTCTCCGAAAGAGTCCTGCGCTACAAGATTGAAAAATACGGTCTATCTTGA
- a CDS encoding NUDIX domain-containing protein: MAKRGRKRKDSPEGMLLEMLEVVDHQGNTMGLLPRGQIHEQKLFHKAVHVMIFNPKGELYLQKRSRLKDENPGKWDSSASGHVSPGEPYPVAARRELKEELGLLCGLKEIGRLEASPETGYEFVVLFKGTTRKVPRPNPMEIEEGRFVSPEELEHWLTQSPEDFTPTFRLLWDRYRRKLLSR, from the coding sequence ATGGCCAAACGGGGACGTAAGCGCAAAGACAGCCCGGAGGGGATGCTTCTTGAGATGCTCGAAGTGGTGGATCACCAGGGGAATACCATGGGACTCCTTCCCCGTGGGCAGATTCACGAACAGAAGCTCTTTCACAAGGCCGTACATGTTATGATCTTTAATCCCAAGGGGGAGCTTTATCTGCAAAAACGCTCCCGTCTCAAGGATGAAAATCCGGGCAAGTGGGACTCCTCGGCCTCCGGCCATGTTTCTCCCGGGGAGCCCTATCCGGTGGCCGCCCGGCGGGAACTGAAGGAGGAACTGGGGCTACTCTGCGGTCTTAAGGAGATAGGCCGTCTTGAGGCCTCCCCGGAGACGGGATACGAGTTCGTGGTGCTTTTTAAGGGCACTACCAGGAAGGTACCCCGTCCCAACCCCATGGAAATCGAGGAGGGACGCTTTGTTTCTCCGGAGGAGCTTGAACACTGGTTAACTCAAAGTCCCGAGGATTTTACTCCTACCTTTCGACTCCTCTGGGATCGGTATCGACGCAAACTTCTTTCAAGATAG